From Penicillium digitatum chromosome 5, complete sequence, one genomic window encodes:
- a CDS encoding putative RNA-directed DNA polymerase from transposon X-element, which produces MDQTLRFGYADDLALYRASHDLTQNVRLLAKDVQSILAWGEYNKVAFAPEKLEMIHITRHRGDESPSIVVNDRLTIDPVQAKKPGYAPTLRWLGVFFDRKLTWRSHILARAGKARAVAQHIRNLARTTCGPAASSLRKAVITCVIPSLTFGTEAWYGGRNRPAKQASKGTVSARVGWHINVIESTLALAIRGVLPVWRTTPTPSLFRDAGIPSGYATLEEAKLRFALRLNTIHKGHTLVRRIRPPMITRGRGTGTRQPAKTIIQRLGSILPEVPRPTLSPLHYSPGCRIDPTGGIDKATASKAFQVWQESLPPTDICVFSDGSEQWQEGINLRWAPGHTGIEGNEAADNLAGEGALRGSAIGMEAEPTISGIRSIFRELRNEARLRWWDTVSQKLSQWYRRWSDTYEIDSLPELELRRPALHRWLALRSSHGDFDWYHRKFNHEDAKLDCSCGRRKSLEHLALCPKTQRSFRHWPKRPPTPPTDRIEAVAYLRSLDPKQFVELLELTSFYSRVCTR; this is translated from the exons atggaccaaacgctccgtttcgggtatgccgacgacctagctctataccgagcctcccacgatctcacccagaatgtcagactcctcgctaaggacgttcagagcattcttgcctggggagaatataataaagtggccttcgcccccgagaaactagagatgatccatatcactagacatcgaggggatgagtccccttcaattgtagtcaacgaccggctcaccatcgaccccgttcaggccaagaaaccaggatacgcacccactctccgctggctgggagtctttttcgatcgaaagctcacatggagaagccacattctcgcccgggcgggcaaggcacgcgctgtcgcacaacatatccgcaatctggcccgcacgacctgcggcccggccgcgagctcacttcgcaaagcagtcatcacctgtgttataccctccctaacgtttggaactgaggcctggtatggcggccggaataggcccgcaaaacaggctagcaagggcaccgtcagcgcccgtgttggctggcacatcaatgtcatcgagtcgaccctggcactcgccatccgcggcgtcctccctgtatggcgcaccacaccaactccctcgctctttagggacgcgggaatcccgtctggatacgccacacttgaagaggcgaaactacggttcgctctaaggcttaacaccatccacaaaggtcacacccttgtccgtcgcattcgacccccgatgatcacccgaggccgcggcaccggcacccgccaaccggcaaagacaattatccagagacttgggagcatcctcccggaagtcccaagaccgaccctctcccccctgcactactcaccgggctgcagaatagatcctacagggggtatagataaggcgaccgcgtctaaagctttccaagtctggcaggaatcactcccacccacagatatctgtgtcttctcagatggctccgagcagtggcaggagggcatcaa tctccgatgggcccctgggcacactgggatcgaagggaacgaagctgctgacaacttagccggtgaaggcgcgctacgcggtagtgctatagggatggaagccgaacccacgattagcgggatccgatccatcttccgggaactccggaacgaggctcgcttacgctggtgggacacggtctctcaaaaactctcccagtggtaccgacgctggtcagacacctacgagattgattcactgccggaactcgaactccgacgaccagcgctccaccgctggcttgccctccgctcgtcgcatggcgacttcgactggtaccaccgcaagttcaaccacgaagacgccaaactcgactgctcatgcggccgccgaaagtcactagagcacctcgctctctgccccaaaacccagaggtctttccgacactggccaaaacgccccccgacacctccaaccgataggatagaggcagtcgcctaccttcgcagcctggaccccaagcagtttgttgaactactggagctcacaagcttctactcgcgggtctgcacgaggtaa
- a CDS encoding Major intrinsic protein produces the protein MISRRVLKPYAAEFLGTALLIVIGDGVVAQCLLSDYNYGTWLSINLAWAAAVALSGYLSDPSPTINPAVTLCLALVRPSEGQWKQIPGKLAAQFLGGFVGAAIVYTNYRSAIKAWDPEYTIPGGSILSPVGHHSAGIFSTYPGAFFESNWEAVFSEMLGSAVLMFGCLSISDPGNAHRFPTPQLASFLLLLMIGAALGWQTGYAINPARDFGPRLFSAIIYGREVFTAANYYFVVPFFAPIVGCILGAATYDGFLFEGEGSRIADALDNVQDHGSLRLQ, from the exons ATGATCTCTCGGCGGGTTCTGAAGCCTTATGCGGCTGAATTTCTTGGGACTGCACTACTGATCGTTATCGGGGATGGAGTTGTCGCCCAATGCCTGCTGTCCGACTACAACTACGGCACCTGGCTGTCTATCAACCTTGCCTGGGCAGCTGCCGTTGCTCTCTCGGGCTATTTGTCTGATCCTAGTCCGACCATCAACCCAGCGGTGACTCTTTGCCTTGCTCTTGTGCGTCCGTCTGAGGGACAATGGAAGCAAATCCCAGGCAAGCTGGCTGCGCAGTTTTTAGGCGGGTTTGTCGGCGCTGCGATCGTATATACCAATTATCGGTCGGCAATCAAAGCTTGGGATCCTGAATACACCATTCCCGGTGGATCAATCCTCAGCCCGGTCGGTCACCATTCAGCGGGCATCTTCTCGACTTACCCAGGGGCCTTCTTTGAGTCGAACTGGGAGGCTGTATTTTCTGAGATGCTAGGCTCGGCTGTGTTGATGTTTGGCTGTCTCAGCATTTCCGATCCGGGAAATGCTCACCGATTCCCTACTCCACAGCTCGCGTCCTTTTTGCTGCTGCTTATGATCGGAGCTGCATTGGGATGGCAAACTGGCTAC GCCATAAACCCAGCTAGAGACTTTGGCCCGAGGCTGTTCTCTGCTATTATCTATGGCCGAGAAGTGTTTACGGCGGCTAACTATTATTTCGTTGTTCCCTTTTTCGCCCCTATCGTTGGCTGCATTTTAGGGGCGGCGACTTACGACGGATTCTTGTTCGAAGGAGAGGGGTCTCGCATTGCCGATGCGCTGGACAACGTTCAAGATCACGGGTCCCTTCGACTGCAGTGA
- a CDS encoding Dynein light chain (Tctex1), putative, producing MSAEGASSSPILIEDLKKITTEACENALQTSQNYEHDNVGDWNSQIINTILKALITATAPTEASKPPPYRFTVNSTIVQQGVIDPSVAADGALSNAGKRGMHSASGAFWDVNRDGMWTFKYTGAEERGMDVVVCVTWFSVV from the exons ATGTCTGCCGAAGGCGCTTCTTCATCG CCCATCCTCATCGAGGATCTCAAGAAGATCACTACGGAG GCCTGCGAGAATGCCCTCCAGACCAGCCAGAACTATGAGCACGACAATGTCGGGGACTGGAACTCCCAGATTATT AACACTATCCTCAAGGCCCTGATCACCGCCACCGCACCCACTGAAGCCTCCAAGCCCCCTCCCTATCGCTTTACCGTGAACAGCACAATCGTGCAGCAGGGCGTGATTGACCCCTCCGTCGCCGCGGATGGCGCACTCAGCAATGCCGGCAAGCGTGGTATGCATTCCGCCTCTGGGGCGTTCTGGGATGTCAACCGCGACGGTATGTGGACTTTCAAGTACACTGGTGCTGAGGAGCGGGGGATGGATGTTGTTGTTTGTGTGACGTGGTTTTCCGTCGTATAA
- a CDS encoding WD40/YVTN repeat-like-containing domain — protein MAENGTPSDVRAGPSRLDSSSNASRDSSGTQNEEISNIGYFSHYTPLASALANMSVILCTAGYDHTIRFWEALSGICSRTIQHPDSQVNRLCITPDKRFLAAAGHNNVKLFDIKSTNPNPVITFEGHTNNITGVAFHCEGKWMVTSSEDGTVKVWDTRTGSLQRNYVHRAAVNDVVIHPNQGELISGDHAGMVRVWDLGESVCTHQLIPEEDTAVLSVSVASDGSLLCAGNKKGNVYLWRMVQTDETTRIIPVCTFQAHKDYLTRVLLSPDVKHLATCSADHTAKVWNLDTEFPPAKLALKQWKEKEALNPPVETPAEAPVASVEVPAQSRDLLRIFDAPIQDRDLLRITDNPPRQETPQQTFTSSPDGPPMDPVNHTLFLETTLANHQRWVWDCAFSADSAYLVTVSSDHYARLWELGTGNIIRQYSGHHRGAVCVALNDYSEPR, from the exons ATGGCAGAAAATGGGACTCCATCCGACGTTCGGGCTGGGCCGTCTCGCCTTGACAGCTCCTCCAACGCCTCAAGGGACTCTAGTGGTACCCAAAACGAGGAAATCTCAAATATCGGTTATTTCTCCCACTACACTCCACTGGCCTCAGCCCTGGCGAATATGAGCGTCATTCTATGCACCG CGGGGTACGACCATACCATTCG CTTCTGGGAAGCGCTCTCGGGTATCTGTTCACGTACAATTCAGCATCCAGACTCGCAAGTCAATCGTCTTTGCATCACTCCGGACAAGAGGTTTCTGGCTGCCGCGGGCCATAACAATGTCAAGCTCTTTGACATAAAGTCAACCAATCCCAATCCCGTGATTACCTTTGAAGGTCACACGAACAACATCACCGGTGTGGCATtccactgcgaagggaaaTGGATGGTCACCAGCTCTGAGGACGGAACTGTTAAGGTCTGGGATACTCGTACTGGTAGTCTGCAGCGGAACTACGTCCACCGGGCTGCAGTCAATGATGTGGTAATCCATCCCAACCAGGGAGAGCTCATCAGTGGTGACCACGCCGGCATGGTCCGCGTCTGGGACTTGGGTGAGAGCGTTTGTACTCATCAATTGATTCCGGAGGAGGACACTGCGGTTCTCAGTGTAAGCGTTGCCAGTGATGGATCGTTGCTTTGCGCTGGAAATAAGAAG GGCAATGTCTACTTGTGGCGCATGGTCCAAACCGATGAAACTACCCGCATCATCCCAGTCTGTACCTTCCAAGCTCACAAGGACTACCTCACTCGTGTCCTACTTTCTCCTGACGTCAAACACCTTGCAACCTGCTCTGCGGATCATACTGCCAAGGTTTGGAATCTCGACACCGAATTTCCCCCTGCCAAATTGGCATTGAAGCAAtggaaggagaaagaggCATTGAACCCTCCGGTTGAAACACCGGCCGAAGCTCCGGTAGCCTCTGTCGAGGTTCCCGCCCAGTCTCGGGATCTGCTCCGCATTTTTGACGCACCCATTCAAGACCGTGATCTCCTCCGTATTACTGACAACCCTCCTCGCCAAGAGACACCACAACAGACATTCACCTCATCCCCCGACGGGCCTCCTATGGATCCAGTCAACCACACACTGTTCCTGGAAACCACCCTGGCCAATCACCAGCGCTGGGTCTGGGACTGCGCCTTCTCTGCAGACAGTGCATACCTTGTCACTGTTTCGAGCGATCACTATGCTCGCCTATGGGAACTCGGCACTGGAAATATCATCCGCCAGTACAGCGGCCATCATAGAGGTGCCGTTTGTGTTGCtttgaacgactattcagAGCCTCGCTAA